The Streptococcus viridans genome includes a window with the following:
- the mvk gene encoding mevalonate kinase, translated as MTRSIGVGQAHSKIILIGEHAVVYGYPAIALPLLHIQVTCQIVPAERPWVLFENDSLSMAVYASLEHLGIEEAAIACRIDSMIPSQRGMGSSAAVSIAAIRAVFDYFKRDLSQETLEILVNRAEMIAHMNPSGLDAKTCLSDQPIKFIRNVGFSELEVDLGAKLVIADTGIHGHTKEAIQKVKELGTAALASFHEIGLLTEQAEKALAQKDALSLGRILTDCHHHLQAVGVSCPEADQLVELALASGALGAKMSGGGLGGCIIALAADQEQAEMIAKELRNKGVEELWIESL; from the coding sequence ATGACTAGATCGATAGGTGTCGGACAAGCACATAGCAAGATTATTTTAATAGGAGAGCATGCGGTTGTTTATGGCTATCCAGCCATTGCCTTGCCCCTCCTTCACATTCAGGTCACTTGTCAGATTGTACCTGCGGAGCGTCCGTGGGTCCTTTTTGAGAATGATAGCTTATCTATGGCCGTTTATGCTTCTTTAGAGCATTTAGGGATTGAGGAGGCGGCTATCGCTTGCCGGATTGACTCCATGATTCCGTCCCAGCGGGGGATGGGGTCCTCGGCTGCTGTCAGTATTGCGGCAATTCGAGCAGTTTTTGATTACTTCAAGCGAGATTTGAGTCAAGAAACCTTGGAAATCTTAGTTAATCGAGCAGAAATGATTGCCCATATGAATCCAAGTGGGCTGGATGCCAAGACCTGCCTCAGTGATCAGCCGATTAAGTTCATTCGAAATGTCGGCTTTAGTGAATTAGAGGTTGATTTGGGTGCCAAGCTGGTCATTGCAGATACAGGTATCCATGGCCATACCAAAGAAGCCATTCAGAAGGTCAAGGAGTTGGGAACAGCAGCCCTCGCTAGTTTCCATGAAATCGGCCTCCTCACCGAGCAGGCAGAAAAAGCTCTTGCTCAAAAAGATGCTCTCAGCTTGGGACGTATCTTGACAGACTGCCATCATCATTTGCAGGCAGTGGGAGTGAGTTGTCCAGAAGCGGATCAATTGGTGGAACTAGCCTTAGCGAGTGGAGCCTTGGGAGCCAAGATGAGCGGTGGCGGGCTCGGTGGCTGTATCATTGCCCTTGCTGCAGACCAGGAACAAGCAGAGATGATCGCAAAAGAACTAAGAAATAAAGGAGTGGAGGAGTTATGGATCGAAAGCCTGTAA